A portion of the Candidatus Obscuribacterales bacterium genome contains these proteins:
- a CDS encoding DEAD/DEAH box helicase family protein — translation MVAQPVSSISAPQLRPYQSQLIKDLYEKLAAGHRRVAIIAGTGAGKTVISGQICAHTESRGCRLLFLVHLDVLVGQTYEKMQSFGLHCGFIKAGWPEDPTAPIQIASIQTMAKRDWWRTWPAHMVFYDEAHTTVFSQIGQEVLYTTHAKAVHLAMTATPYRLGKEQLGDHMETLVHSPVPSELQKMGFLAKMQYFGMPKGTQVSLEGVRTVAGDYDERDLKNACDRPELVQRIVDEWQRLTPHKRTIAFCVDIDHARHVAEAFTAAGIPADVVSGNTPIKERQQLYADLKHGKLMVLTSCNVISIGFDEPSVEVGLLLRPTQSKALHQQQIGRVMRISPATGKTHGIILDQAGNLQRLGFPDDIQSYRLPTSKETNGQPTVPAKQCPSCNRLVWSFLLECPDCGHEWPSEAELLTDDLVELLSDEQLRQLREQRMRRFLKRRRPKDFRDNNSPNWTRHAFFEKFGCHPNDEWLRGCIFGDAPTDSDRQRYKQYLMAIAQQQRKPLTWVIEEFQLEFGSDQWKAQFPELFR, via the coding sequence ATGGTTGCCCAACCGGTTTCATCCATCTCTGCTCCCCAGTTACGTCCCTATCAATCGCAATTGATTAAAGATCTCTACGAAAAACTGGCGGCAGGGCATCGGCGCGTTGCCATTATTGCCGGGACGGGAGCGGGAAAGACCGTGATCAGTGGGCAGATTTGTGCGCATACGGAGTCGCGAGGCTGTCGGCTCCTCTTTCTCGTGCATTTAGATGTGCTGGTGGGGCAAACCTACGAGAAAATGCAGTCCTTTGGGCTGCACTGCGGCTTTATCAAGGCGGGTTGGCCCGAAGATCCCACTGCGCCCATTCAAATCGCCAGCATCCAAACTATGGCCAAGCGAGATTGGTGGCGGACGTGGCCTGCCCATATGGTGTTCTACGATGAGGCCCACACCACGGTGTTCAGCCAGATTGGCCAAGAAGTGCTCTACACCACCCACGCCAAGGCGGTTCACCTAGCCATGACCGCTACGCCCTACCGTCTGGGTAAAGAGCAACTGGGCGATCATATGGAAACCCTGGTGCATTCACCGGTGCCGTCGGAACTGCAAAAGATGGGCTTCTTGGCCAAGATGCAGTACTTTGGAATGCCGAAGGGAACCCAGGTGAGCTTGGAGGGCGTGCGGACGGTGGCGGGAGATTATGACGAGCGGGATCTAAAAAATGCCTGCGATCGCCCTGAACTCGTGCAGCGTATCGTGGATGAGTGGCAGCGGCTGACGCCCCATAAGCGCACCATTGCCTTCTGTGTAGACATCGACCATGCTCGCCACGTGGCGGAAGCTTTTACGGCTGCGGGGATTCCGGCGGATGTGGTGTCGGGCAACACGCCGATTAAAGAAAGACAGCAGCTCTATGCCGATCTCAAGCATGGCAAGCTGATGGTGCTGACCTCCTGCAACGTGATTAGCATTGGCTTTGATGAGCCCAGTGTGGAGGTAGGGCTACTGCTGCGTCCGACTCAGTCGAAGGCGCTGCACCAGCAGCAAATTGGCCGGGTGATGCGCATCTCTCCCGCCACGGGCAAAACCCACGGCATCATTTTGGATCAGGCGGGCAATCTGCAGCGTCTGGGGTTTCCAGACGATATCCAGTCCTACCGGCTGCCTACGTCTAAAGAGACGAACGGTCAACCGACGGTGCCCGCTAAGCAATGCCCGTCTTGCAATCGCTTAGTTTGGTCGTTTCTGTTGGAATGTCCTGATTGTGGGCATGAATGGCCCAGCGAAGCGGAACTGCTCACCGATGACCTAGTAGAGCTGCTCAGCGATGAACAACTGCGTCAGTTGCGAGAACAGCGGATGCGCCGCTTTTTGAAACGCCGCCGCCCCAAGGATTTTCGCGACAATAACTCACCCAACTGGACGCGCCACGCTTTCTTTGAGAAGTTTGGCTGCCATCCCAACGATGAATGGTTGCGCGGCTGTATTTTTGGAGATGCTCCCACCGACAGCGATCGCCAACGCTACAAGCAATACCTGATGGCGATCGCTCAACAGCAGCGCAAGCCGCTCACCTGGGTGATTGAAGAATTTCAGCTTGAATTTGGTTCAGATCAGTGGAAAGCTCAATTTCCCGAATTATTCCGGTAG
- the bchL gene encoding ferredoxin:protochlorophyllide reductase (ATP-dependent) iron-sulfur ATP-binding protein, translated as MKLAVYGKGGIGKSTTSCNISVALAKRGKKVLQIGCDPKHDSTFTLTGFLIPTIIDTLQEKDYHYEDVWPEDVIYKGYGGVDCVEAGGPPAGAGCGGYVVGETVKLLKELNAFDEYDVILFDVLGDVVCGGFAAPLNYADYCMIITDNGFDALFAANRIAASVREKSRTHPLRLAGLIGNRTSKRDLIDKYIEAVPMPVLEILPLIEDIRVSRVKGKTLFEMAETEPALNYVCDYYLNIADQILAQPEGVVPNDAQDRDLFALLSDYYLNPTTPQNQREEEPDLMMV; from the coding sequence GTGAAACTAGCTGTTTATGGAAAAGGTGGTATCGGTAAATCCACCACAAGCTGCAACATCTCCGTGGCGCTCGCCAAGCGCGGCAAGAAAGTTTTGCAAATTGGCTGCGATCCTAAGCACGACAGCACGTTCACCCTTACAGGCTTCCTCATTCCCACCATTATTGATACGCTGCAAGAAAAGGACTATCACTACGAAGACGTCTGGCCAGAAGATGTGATCTACAAAGGCTATGGCGGCGTGGACTGTGTAGAAGCAGGTGGCCCACCAGCCGGCGCGGGTTGCGGTGGCTATGTGGTGGGTGAAACCGTCAAGCTGCTTAAGGAACTCAACGCCTTTGACGAGTACGACGTGATTTTGTTTGATGTGCTTGGCGACGTCGTTTGTGGTGGCTTTGCCGCACCGTTGAACTACGCCGACTATTGCATGATCATCACCGACAACGGCTTTGATGCCCTGTTTGCCGCCAACCGCATTGCCGCGTCGGTTCGTGAAAAATCTCGCACCCATCCCCTGCGCCTAGCTGGATTAATCGGCAACCGCACCAGCAAGCGCGACTTGATCGACAAGTACATCGAAGCAGTACCCATGCCGGTGCTGGAAATTCTGCCCTTGATTGAAGACATCCGCGTCTCCCGGGTCAAAGGTAAGACCTTGTTTGAGATGGCTGAAACCGAGCCTGCCCTCAACTATGTGTGTGACTACTACCTCAACATTGCCGACCAGATTTTGGCCCAGCCCGAAGGCGTTGTCCCCAATGACGCTCAGGATCGGGATCTGTTTGCCCTTCTGTCGGACTACTACCTCAACCCCACCACACCGCAAAACCAGCGGGAAGAAGAGCCAGACCTAATGATGGTCTAG